From one Halosimplex rubrum genomic stretch:
- a CDS encoding heme o synthase → MFSRDSRPSFPSLLAATAMGVYLLVAAGATASVADAARACSSWPVCHGPLTLADPALLIAWAHRVVALLVGVLALATAVAAVRDRAAIRGRVLAALALGLVLFPVQVAIGAVVVTGGAAALPAGAHLAVGMVLFTALVVALAWELEPETPDAPEEGWAVEPGVDAEATDSSETLDDDTVAEPTTVPSDLPLRTRVTATVSAYFRLTKPRLMWLLCLVAAAGMALASTGTPDLTVRTVVLTLGGGVLAIGASGTFNHVLEREKDKKMDRTSDRPIATHQIPVRRAVAFGLTLAASSLVVFAQLNLLAAALGLSAILFYSVVYTLVLKPNTVQNTVIGGFAGALPALIGWAAVTGEFGLPGAALAGVIFLWTPAHFYNLALAYKEDYARGGFPMMPVVRGEAATRKHILYYLAATLVAAVALAELTALGWMYAATTCVFGGVFLWAVLRLHRERTESAAFRAFHASNAYLGALLIAIVVDALAL, encoded by the coding sequence ATGTTCAGTCGCGACTCCCGCCCGTCGTTCCCGAGTCTGCTCGCAGCGACCGCGATGGGCGTCTACCTGCTCGTCGCCGCCGGCGCCACCGCGTCGGTCGCCGACGCCGCCCGGGCGTGCTCGTCGTGGCCGGTCTGTCACGGCCCGCTCACGCTCGCCGACCCCGCGCTGCTGATCGCCTGGGCCCACCGCGTCGTCGCCCTGCTCGTCGGCGTCCTCGCACTCGCCACCGCCGTCGCCGCCGTCCGCGACCGCGCGGCGATCCGCGGGCGAGTCCTCGCCGCGCTCGCGCTCGGCCTCGTCCTGTTCCCCGTCCAGGTCGCCATCGGCGCCGTCGTCGTCACCGGCGGCGCGGCCGCTCTCCCCGCCGGCGCGCACCTCGCCGTCGGCATGGTCCTGTTCACCGCCCTGGTCGTCGCCCTCGCCTGGGAACTCGAACCCGAGACGCCCGACGCGCCCGAGGAGGGCTGGGCCGTCGAGCCCGGCGTCGACGCCGAAGCCACCGACAGTTCCGAGACGCTGGACGACGACACCGTCGCGGAACCGACCACCGTCCCGTCGGACCTCCCGCTCCGCACGCGCGTGACCGCGACCGTCTCGGCGTACTTCCGGCTCACGAAACCGCGGCTGATGTGGCTGCTCTGTCTCGTCGCCGCCGCCGGGATGGCGCTGGCCTCGACCGGCACGCCCGACCTCACCGTCCGGACCGTGGTCCTCACCCTCGGCGGCGGCGTCCTCGCCATCGGCGCCTCCGGCACGTTCAACCACGTCCTCGAACGCGAGAAGGACAAGAAGATGGACCGCACCTCCGACCGCCCCATCGCGACCCACCAGATCCCGGTCCGCCGGGCGGTCGCGTTCGGCCTGACGCTGGCCGCGAGTTCGCTCGTCGTCTTCGCCCAGTTGAACCTGTTGGCGGCCGCGCTCGGCCTCTCTGCGATCCTCTTCTACAGCGTCGTCTACACGCTCGTGCTCAAGCCCAACACCGTCCAGAACACGGTCATCGGCGGCTTCGCCGGCGCGCTCCCGGCGCTGATCGGCTGGGCCGCGGTCACCGGCGAGTTCGGCCTCCCCGGCGCGGCGCTGGCGGGCGTCATCTTCCTGTGGACGCCGGCGCACTTCTACAACCTCGCGCTCGCCTACAAGGAGGACTACGCGAGGGGCGGGTTCCCGATGATGCCGGTCGTCCGCGGCGAGGCCGCGACCCGCAAGCACATCCTCTACTACCTCGCGGCGACGCTGGTCGCCGCCGTCGCGCTCGCGGAGCTGACCGCGCTGGGCTGGATGTACGCGGCGACGACCTGCGTCTTCGGCGGCGTCTTCCTCTGGGCGGTCCTCCGGCTGCACCGCGAGCGCACCGAGTCGGCGGCGTTCCGCGCGTTCCACGCCTCCAACGCCTACCTCGGGGCGCTGTTGATCGCCATCGTCGTCGACGCCCTGGCGCTCTGA
- a CDS encoding DUF7546 family protein, translating to MATVDTTSLADRFRPDRGTLLWAALLVNTEVILLLAYAALGSADLLSARGLRLWVYPFVWINASIWAVARTDIASASRRNRTLAGALAVGYFGVLAYTGGLVGPGHGSLGLDVALTSLPPGWAPAVTYNGMGVSLVLIPYKLIGYLTLAYLVYATVLDAAGSAVTGLLGLLSCVSCSWPVLASIATGVVGSGSGIAAAVSTGSYGISTVVFVATVALLVWRPFGRE from the coding sequence ATGGCCACCGTCGACACCACCTCGCTGGCCGACCGGTTTCGCCCCGACCGCGGGACGCTGCTGTGGGCCGCGCTGCTCGTCAACACCGAGGTCATCCTCCTGCTCGCCTACGCCGCCCTCGGGTCGGCCGACCTGCTCTCGGCGCGGGGGCTCCGGCTGTGGGTCTACCCGTTCGTCTGGATCAACGCCTCGATCTGGGCGGTCGCGCGCACCGACATCGCGTCCGCTTCCCGCCGCAACCGCACGCTCGCCGGGGCGCTCGCCGTCGGCTACTTCGGCGTCCTCGCCTACACCGGCGGCCTCGTCGGCCCCGGCCACGGATCGCTCGGCCTCGACGTCGCGCTGACGAGCCTTCCGCCGGGATGGGCACCCGCCGTCACCTACAACGGGATGGGCGTCTCGCTGGTACTCATCCCCTACAAGCTGATCGGCTACCTCACTCTCGCGTATCTCGTGTACGCGACTGTCCTCGACGCCGCCGGCTCGGCCGTGACGGGCCTCCTGGGACTGCTCTCCTGTGTCTCCTGTAGCTGGCCGGTCCTCGCGTCGATCGCTACCGGCGTCGTTGGCAGCGGGTCCGGCATCGCCGCCGCGGTCTCGACCGGCTCGTACGGCATCTCCACCGTCGTCTTCGTCGCCACCGTGGCGCTGCTGGTCTGGCGCCCGTTCGGTCGCGAGTGA
- a CDS encoding Rdx family protein yields the protein MSTVTLTYCVPCGFRERALDTQEAILGSLEGEIDRFELVMGDHGVFRVEVGEEIVYDKERDTFDIDAIVRDVRAEL from the coding sequence ATGTCGACAGTCACGCTGACCTACTGCGTCCCCTGCGGGTTCCGCGAGCGGGCGCTCGACACGCAGGAGGCGATCCTCGGAAGCCTCGAAGGGGAGATCGACCGCTTCGAACTCGTGATGGGCGACCACGGCGTCTTCCGCGTCGAAGTCGGCGAGGAGATCGTCTACGACAAGGAGCGGGATACCTTCGACATCGACGCCATCGTCCGCGACGTGCGCGCCGAACTGTAA
- a CDS encoding polymer-forming cytoskeletal protein, giving the protein MSQLDSPAGATRLVALLCALAVATALVPGAAAAVPLANDAPAAQAPAVGQSLAGQSPADQTVGADVVVGPDETVSDLEVVSGDAVVHGTVEGDVDAAAGSVRITGEVTDDVEAAAGSVTVEGRVGGTVEAAAGSVEVGPDATVGGDVDAAAGTVTVAGTVDGDLTGSETVRLNEGATVRGDVTYGETLDRTEGAAVVGTVTHDESLGFDGLQWGLTLGDLDDLGDLTVLPSPLVSLVTGLAALVVGALVLVVFPDFSGEMVETVTDQPGRSAAAGLATMIAVPVVLLAVAVTIVGLPLAFAGGAVFALATWLALVYGEFLVGSRVLDAAGTGDRWAALVVGVVGVELLAQIPLFGELLTFAVVLLGLGTGALTIAARRRGGDDGSAETPPPDPTPGAV; this is encoded by the coding sequence ATGAGCCAGCTCGACTCACCCGCCGGCGCGACGCGGCTCGTCGCGCTCCTGTGTGCGCTCGCCGTCGCCACCGCGCTCGTTCCGGGCGCGGCGGCCGCAGTACCGCTCGCGAACGACGCTCCCGCCGCCCAAGCGCCGGCTGTCGGTCAGTCGCTCGCCGGCCAGTCGCCGGCGGACCAGACCGTCGGCGCGGACGTGGTCGTCGGGCCCGACGAGACCGTCTCGGACCTAGAGGTCGTCAGCGGCGACGCCGTCGTCCACGGGACCGTCGAGGGCGACGTGGACGCCGCGGCCGGTTCGGTCCGGATCACCGGCGAGGTGACCGACGACGTGGAGGCCGCCGCGGGCTCGGTCACCGTCGAGGGCCGCGTCGGCGGCACGGTCGAGGCGGCCGCCGGCTCGGTCGAAGTCGGCCCCGACGCCACGGTCGGGGGCGACGTGGACGCCGCGGCCGGGACGGTCACCGTCGCCGGGACGGTCGACGGCGACCTGACCGGGTCGGAGACGGTCCGCCTGAACGAGGGTGCGACGGTCCGCGGCGACGTGACCTACGGCGAGACGCTCGACCGCACGGAGGGAGCCGCGGTCGTCGGGACCGTGACCCACGACGAGAGCCTCGGCTTCGACGGGCTCCAGTGGGGACTCACCCTCGGTGACCTCGACGATCTCGGCGACCTGACGGTCCTGCCCTCCCCGCTCGTCAGCCTCGTCACCGGTCTGGCGGCGCTGGTCGTCGGCGCGCTCGTGCTCGTGGTCTTCCCCGACTTCTCGGGGGAGATGGTCGAGACGGTGACCGACCAGCCGGGCCGCTCGGCCGCCGCCGGCCTCGCGACGATGATCGCGGTGCCGGTCGTCCTGCTGGCGGTGGCGGTGACCATCGTGGGACTACCGCTGGCGTTCGCCGGCGGCGCCGTCTTCGCGCTGGCGACCTGGCTCGCGCTGGTCTACGGCGAGTTCCTCGTCGGGTCCCGAGTGCTCGACGCCGCGGGGACCGGCGACCGCTGGGCCGCGCTCGTCGTCGGCGTCGTCGGCGTCGAACTGCTGGCGCAGATCCCGCTGTTCGGCGAGCTCCTGACGTTCGCCGTCGTCCTGCTCGGCCTCGGCACCGGTGCGCTCACGATCGCCGCCCGTCGCCGCGGCGGCGACGACGGGAGCGCCGAGACGCCGCCGCCGGATCCTACCCCCGGCGCGGTCTGA
- a CDS encoding ABC transporter ATP-binding protein, which translates to MTATLVAEDVRRSYGETVALDGVSLSVDAGEVFALVGPNGAGKTTLVRALTGTTDAEGTVELFGDDPRDVDRERVGLLPQAFDPPARLTARELLDYYAGLYDEAREVEAVLDDVGLADAADTYYETLSGGQQRRTCVGSALVNDPDLLFLDEPTTGIDPAGRRALWDLLESLADRGTTIVLTTHDMDEAHRLADRVGLLADGRLVAADDPDTLVAEYGGESRLVVETGADPAGLDLPYPAERAGDSLVVSEVPPEAIGEVVDALATEGASYDALTWSEPDLEDVYLELASTASEYGYRRATGRTDRHRDAAATDADGPAEGER; encoded by the coding sequence ATGACAGCGACGCTCGTCGCCGAGGACGTGCGCCGGTCCTACGGCGAGACGGTGGCGCTCGACGGCGTCTCCCTCTCGGTCGACGCGGGCGAGGTGTTCGCCCTCGTCGGCCCCAACGGCGCGGGCAAGACGACGCTCGTCCGCGCGCTGACGGGGACGACCGACGCCGAGGGGACGGTCGAACTGTTCGGCGACGACCCGCGGGACGTGGACCGCGAGCGGGTCGGCCTGCTCCCCCAGGCGTTCGACCCGCCCGCCCGGCTCACCGCCCGCGAACTGCTCGACTACTACGCCGGCCTCTACGACGAGGCCCGCGAGGTCGAGGCGGTCCTCGACGACGTGGGCCTGGCCGACGCCGCCGACACCTACTACGAGACCCTCTCGGGCGGCCAGCAGCGCCGGACCTGCGTCGGCTCGGCGCTCGTGAACGACCCCGACCTGCTCTTTCTCGACGAGCCGACGACCGGGATCGACCCCGCGGGTCGCCGGGCGCTGTGGGACCTGCTGGAGTCGCTCGCCGACCGCGGGACGACTATCGTCCTCACCACTCACGACATGGACGAGGCTCACCGGCTGGCCGACCGCGTCGGCCTGCTCGCGGACGGGCGACTCGTCGCCGCCGACGATCCCGATACGCTCGTCGCGGAGTACGGCGGCGAGAGCCGCCTCGTCGTGGAGACGGGGGCCGACCCCGCCGGCCTCGATCTGCCCTACCCGGCCGAGCGCGCGGGCGACTCGCTCGTCGTCTCCGAGGTCCCCCCCGAGGCCATCGGCGAGGTGGTCGACGCGCTGGCGACCGAGGGTGCGAGCTACGACGCGCTCACCTGGTCGGAACCGGACCTGGAGGACGTGTATCTCGAACTCGCGAGCACCGCGAGCGAGTACGGCTATCGGCGCGCGACGGGGCGAACCGACCGGCACAGGGACGCGGCCGCTACGGACGCGGACGGCCCCGCGGAGGGCGAGCGATGA
- a CDS encoding ABC transporter permease, translating to MTRSGRVLASVRAGWQSFLRRRTAVFFTFLFPLLIVVIFGALVQTQPTGGGLFTEPAVYYVPGYLAVVVLFTPLSRVGSEVARHREGNRFEKLATTPLTRGEWLLAQTLVNVVVIGLAALLVLALVVGLTGAHIPLSVTAVSLLVGYVVVGVALFCGVGAIIGSTADSQDGVIATSNTIALPLLFLSETFVPPSMLPEWFRPAMWLSPLTYFSRGVRATTMGRAAIPTGPVAPELGYLLVLAALAAVFVTIGAWMLPRTD from the coding sequence ATGACCCGGAGCGGCCGCGTGCTCGCGTCGGTCCGCGCGGGCTGGCAGTCGTTCCTCCGGCGGCGGACGGCCGTCTTCTTCACGTTCCTCTTCCCGCTGCTCATCGTCGTCATCTTCGGCGCGCTGGTCCAGACTCAGCCGACCGGTGGCGGGCTGTTCACCGAGCCGGCCGTCTACTACGTCCCGGGGTATCTCGCGGTGGTCGTCCTGTTCACGCCGCTGTCGCGGGTCGGCAGCGAGGTGGCGCGCCACCGCGAGGGCAACCGCTTCGAGAAGCTCGCGACGACGCCGCTCACCCGCGGCGAGTGGCTGCTCGCACAGACGCTCGTCAACGTCGTCGTCATCGGTCTGGCCGCGCTGTTGGTGCTGGCGCTCGTCGTCGGCCTGACCGGCGCTCACATTCCGCTGTCCGTCACGGCCGTCTCGTTGCTCGTCGGCTACGTCGTGGTCGGCGTCGCGCTGTTCTGCGGCGTCGGCGCGATCATCGGGTCGACCGCCGACTCCCAGGACGGGGTCATCGCGACGAGCAACACCATCGCCCTCCCGCTCCTGTTCCTCTCGGAGACGTTCGTCCCTCCCTCGATGCTCCCCGAGTGGTTCCGGCCCGCGATGTGGCTGTCGCCGCTGACGTACTTCTCCCGGGGCGTCCGCGCGACGACGATGGGACGCGCCGCGATCCCGACAGGCCCCGTCGCGCCGGAATTGGGCTATCTGCTCGTCCTCGCGGCGCTCGCGGCCGTCTTCGTCACGATCGGTGCCTGGATGCTCCCCCGGACGGACTGA